The Persephonella sp. genome segment AAGATCAAGTGTCAAAGACCCAGATGGTATTGCTTCAACAGATTTTACCGCCTCATCGCTGAGGGTCATTACAGAACCCTTACCGAACCTTTTTTCTATCTGGGCAAGGGCACTTTCAAGTGCTTTTCTTTTGGCTTCCAATTCTTTTTGATTAATGGTTTCTTCCATATTTTGAAACTCCTCCTTTTTTACTCAGTGGAAACAACCCTTGGGACTACGAAAAATCCATTTTTTTCTTCAGGTGCATTTTTAAGGGCTTCTTCCCTTGAAAGCCCTTCTTCAGGTGTATCGTCCCTCATAGGTGTTTCCTGCTGAATTAATTCATAGAAAGGTAATATATTTTCTGTGTCTAATTCTTCAAGTTTTTCTACAAACTTTATTATTTCCGGTAATTGCTTTGAAAACAGTTCTATTTCTTCTTCTGTAAGATTTAGTTTTGCAAGTCTTGCAACCTTAATAACAGCTTCTCTATCAAGCATCTTTTTCTCCTTTTTTGTATTTTCGGACTAACAAATTTTAACATTATTCAGTTATCTTTAAAATCCCTGCGC includes the following:
- the gatC gene encoding Asp-tRNA(Asn)/Glu-tRNA(Gln) amidotransferase subunit GatC, producing MLDREAVIKVARLAKLNLTEEEIELFSKQLPEIIKFVEKLEELDTENILPFYELIQQETPMRDDTPEEGLSREEALKNAPEEKNGFFVVPRVVSTE